In Thermus oshimai DSM 12092, the sequence GCCCCCGCCCTGGCCCAGGGGGAACCCCCCCCTTTAAGGCGCTTTAGCCTCGGCCTCGCCGCCTACGCCACCTTGGCCTTTAGCCTCTACCTCCTCCTCCTGGGGCGGCTTCGGGCCCCCGGGGGGCTGGCCTTCCTGGTGCGGCGCCGGGGGGCGGTGGTGCCCCTCTTCTCCCTGCTCCTTGCGGTGCTTCTCGGGGGGCTCATCGTGGCCCTCATCAAGGAGAGCCCTGGGGAGGCGAAGGGCCTCAGGGAGGCCCTCATGGTCAAGCTGGACCTCATCGCCTACACCTACCAGCTCCTCTTCAGCCCCCTGGTGAGCCTTCCGGGCTTCCTGCAAAGCCTCCTCTTGGCCACCCCCCTTATCTTCACCGGCCTGGCCGTGGCCCTGGGGTTTAGGGGCGGGCTTTTCAACATCGGGGCCCCGGGGCAGCTCATCCTGGGGGCCATCGCCGCCATGCTGGTGGGGGTCTACCTCCCCGGACCCCGGTGGCTGGTCCTGCCCCTGGCCATCCTGGCCGCCGCTTTGGCCGGGGGGCTTTGGGGGGCCCTGCCCGGCTGGCTCAAGGCCCGCTTCGGGGCCCACGAGGTCATCAACACCATCATGCTGAACTACGTGGCCGCAAGCCTCCTCCTCTTCCTCATCTCCACCAACGAGTACCGCTTCTTCGGCCAGCCCGTCTACCTGCCCTTCAAGTACCCGGGGTACGAGGCCAGGAGCTACGAGATCCGCCCCGAGGCCCGCATCCCCCTCTGGACGGACCTTCTGGCCCCCGGGGGGGAGCTTTCCTTCGCCCTGCCCCTGGCCTTCCTCCTCGGCCTTGGGGGGTACTTCCTGGTGCGGAAAGGCCTCGGCTACCGCGTCCTTGCGGGGCTTTTGGGGATGGTCCTGGGCTACCTCCTGGGGGGGCTTCTTCCAGGCCCCCAGGTGGCCCTGGGGGGGGAGCTCACCTCGGTGCGGCTCAACGGGAGCTTCCTCCTGGCCCTTCTCGCCCTCCTCTTCTTCCACTTCTACGTCTTCCGGAGCGTGGGGGGGTATGAGCTTCGGGCGTTAGGCCTTGCCCCCAAGGCGGCGGAGTACGCCGGGGTTTCCTCCGGGCGCAAGATGGTGGCCATCCTCTTCCTCTCTGGGGCCCTGGCGGGCCTGGCCGCCACCCACTATGTCCTGGGCGGGGGGATTGACGAGTACCGCCTCAAGCAGTCCCTCCCCTACAGCGTGGGGTTTGACGGCATCGCCGTGGCCCTCATGGGCCAGAACACCCCTCTGGGGGTGGGGCTTTCCGCCTGGCTCTTCGGCGTCCTCCTCACCGGGGGGCTTCAGGTGAACCTCCAGCTCGGCATCAGCCGGGAGCTGGTGGCCGTGCTCCAGGCCCTCATCGTCCTCTTCATCGCCGCTGGGGGGTTCCTCCCCCGCTACTTCACCGATCCCTTAAGGGCGGCGGAGGTGGAGCTTAGGGCCCAGGAGGCGGGGAAGGGGGGGGCGCGATGAGCCTGGACGCGGCCTTCTTCCTGGCCCTCCTCCTCTCCACCCTGCGCCAGACCACCCCCCTCCTCCTCACCGCCTTGGGGGGGATGTTCTCCGAGCGGAGCGGGGTGGTGAACATCGCCCTGGAGGGCATCATCCTCTTCGGGGCCCTTTCCGCGGCGGTCTTCGTGGAGCGGATGGAGGCTTCCCTAGGCCCCGCCCCCTGGCTCCCCTGGGCGGGGGTGCTGGTGGCCATGGGGGTGGGGGGGCTGGTGGCCTGGGTGCACGCGGTGGTCTCCATCCGCTACCGGGCGGACCAGATCGTGAGCGGCACGGCCATCAACCTCCTGGCCCTGGGGGCTCCTAGCCTGGTCCTCACCTACTTTTACGGCAACGCCACCAACTCCAAGGAGGTGCAAAGCCGCCTGCCCCTCCTGGGCCCCGAGGGGTTCGCCCTTTCCCCTTTGGTCTACCTGGCCTTCCTCCTGGTGCCCCTGGCCTGGTGGGTCCTCTTCAAGACCCCTTGGGGCCTGCGCCTTAGGGCGGTGGGGGAGTACCCGGAGGCCGCGGACACCTTGGGGGTCAACGTTTACCGCATGCGCTACCTGGGCGTGGTCCTCTCGGGGGTCTTGGCGGGGCTTGCGGGGGCTTACCTCTCCATCGGCTTCCTCAACCAGTTCGTGCGGGGCATGTCCGCGGGGATGGGCTTCATCGCCCTGGCGGCCATGATCTTCGGCAAGTGGCACCCGGTGGGCATCCTCTTCTCCACCCTCCTTTTCGGCTTCGCCAGCGCCCTGGCCATCCAGCTCCAGGGGACGGACATCCTCCCCGCGGTCTTGGTCCAGGCCTTCCCCTACGTGGTCACCATCCTGGTCCTGGCGGGGTTCATGGGCCGGAGCCGCCCCCCTGGGGCGGTGGGGAAACCCTACGAGAAGTGAGCCTGAAGGCGGCCCAAGCGGTAGCGAAGCTGGAGGGCGCTCCCGTCCCGAAAGCGGAGCTCCACCCCGCCCTTCAGGAGGGCGAAGCCCGCAAGGGCCTCCTCTCCCTCCCCTTGGGCGAAGCGGGCGAAGCCGTCCGCCCTAAGGTACAAAAAGCCCTCCTCCAGGAAGACCTGGGCCTCCGTGCCCTGGCGGTTCAGGGCCAGGCGGCGGACCCTCTTTCCGAAGGCCTCCGCCTGGGTCATGGCCGGAAGGCCCCCTCCGCCGGACGGTAAGACCTCACCGGAGTTCCTCCTTGGGGACCTCCAGCACCTTCCCCTCCTCCAGAAGGAGCTCCACCGTGCCCTTTAAGGGGTTCACCTTCTGCACCTTGCCGCAGATCCCTTCCCGGGTGCAGGCCCGGGCGTTCCGCTTGGGAAGCTCCTTCAGGAGCTCCTGGTACACGGGGTGCTCGTAGGCCAAGCAGCAGAGGAGGCGGCCGCAGGGGCCGGAGATCTTCTCCGGGGAGAGGGGCAGCTGCTGGTCCCGGGCCATGCGGATGGACACCGGGGCGAAGCCCTGGAGCCAGGTGGAGCAGCAGGACTCCATCCCGCAGGCCCCCAGGGTGCCCAGGTAGGCGGCCTCCTCCCGGGGGCCTTCCGCCTGGAACTCCACCCGAAGGCCGAAGGTGCGGGCGAGCTCCGCCCCCAAGGGCCTCAGGTTCACCCGCTCGCTGGCGGCGTAGTGGACCAGGAGGTGGCGGCCGTCCAGGGTGAGGTCGCACCCCAGGACCTTGGCCTTCACCCCTTCCTCCTTGAGCCGGGCCCGGAGGTAAAAGAGGATCTCCTCCCCCCTGGCCCTAAGCCGCGCCGCCCGGTCCAGGTCCTCCTTGCTGGCCAGGCGCACCACCTCCCCCGCCTCGGGGGCCTTCCTTGGGGGGGTGCGCACCTTGCCCACCTCGAGGCCCCGGGGGGTGCGCACCACCACGAAGCTGTCCAACGGGGGCGGCTCCCCCTGGAAGCGGAAGTAGCGGAGGGTGGGGGTGCGGAAGCGAACGCCTACGGTCATACCCCTAAGTCTAAGGCGAGGCGGGCCAGGACCAGGTCCGGGCTCACGTAGCGCTCCAGGGCCTCCTGGGCCCGGAAGAGGGCGGAAAGGTGGGCGGGGTCCTTAAGGAGGGTGTGCAGGG encodes:
- a CDS encoding ABC transporter permease, yielding MLTDRRVGALVLLGGLLTLLLWYLAPWAVPHRLFGGEGVLLNPFGHHLPLGSLPQGYRDTWLLPYFYLALAWLLLTLVLGFRAGPKGLYLLGGMGLGLFLLLAFLFYGSVGQANAPALAQGEPPPLRRFSLGLAAYATLAFSLYLLLLGRLRAPGGLAFLVRRRGAVVPLFSLLLAVLLGGLIVALIKESPGEAKGLREALMVKLDLIAYTYQLLFSPLVSLPGFLQSLLLATPLIFTGLAVALGFRGGLFNIGAPGQLILGAIAAMLVGVYLPGPRWLVLPLAILAAALAGGLWGALPGWLKARFGAHEVINTIMLNYVAASLLLFLISTNEYRFFGQPVYLPFKYPGYEARSYEIRPEARIPLWTDLLAPGGELSFALPLAFLLGLGGYFLVRKGLGYRVLAGLLGMVLGYLLGGLLPGPQVALGGELTSVRLNGSFLLALLALLFFHFYVFRSVGGYELRALGLAPKAAEYAGVSSGRKMVAILFLSGALAGLAATHYVLGGGIDEYRLKQSLPYSVGFDGIAVALMGQNTPLGVGLSAWLFGVLLTGGLQVNLQLGISRELVAVLQALIVLFIAAGGFLPRYFTDPLRAAEVELRAQEAGKGGAR
- a CDS encoding ABC transporter permease, translating into MSLDAAFFLALLLSTLRQTTPLLLTALGGMFSERSGVVNIALEGIILFGALSAAVFVERMEASLGPAPWLPWAGVLVAMGVGGLVAWVHAVVSIRYRADQIVSGTAINLLALGAPSLVLTYFYGNATNSKEVQSRLPLLGPEGFALSPLVYLAFLLVPLAWWVLFKTPWGLRLRAVGEYPEAADTLGVNVYRMRYLGVVLSGVLAGLAGAYLSIGFLNQFVRGMSAGMGFIALAAMIFGKWHPVGILFSTLLFGFASALAIQLQGTDILPAVLVQAFPYVVTILVLAGFMGRSRPPGAVGKPYEK
- a CDS encoding PSP1 domain-containing protein, whose translation is MTVGVRFRTPTLRYFRFQGEPPPLDSFVVVRTPRGLEVGKVRTPPRKAPEAGEVVRLASKEDLDRAARLRARGEEILFYLRARLKEEGVKAKVLGCDLTLDGRHLLVHYAASERVNLRPLGAELARTFGLRVEFQAEGPREEAAYLGTLGACGMESCCSTWLQGFAPVSIRMARDQQLPLSPEKISGPCGRLLCCLAYEHPVYQELLKELPKRNARACTREGICGKVQKVNPLKGTVELLLEEGKVLEVPKEELR